The genomic segment caggggctggggctggggctggggctggggctggggctggggtggaagCCGGTGtaggggctggggcctgggcagAGCCTGAAGTAGGTAGGGGAGGTTTGCTGCCAGGGTGGTAATCATGGGTGGCCTTGGGCTCATTGGTGTGGTAGGAGCCCTTGTAGCGATGATTTTGCAGATAGAAGAGCACCAACATCCCCACCAGCCCCAGCAGCAGGAAGgccaccaaaactgaaaaaggaaaaaggaagagttcAGGGCAGGTCTGAATGTATGTATGCTTTGGGCCAAAAGAATACGCGTGTGACTGGCTGCCGTTCGATCGTGTCAGGCCATTCCCAAGTGCCTGGCGGGTCTGAATTCCTGTTACCCATTTCTCACCTCTCTACGTGTTACTGCACCCCCCTTTCCTCATCCCTTAGCCATAGCccccttttaatatttcatttcaacTAAAAGTCTGTAGCgtcctcaaacatttaaaaatctccaGCTTGGGGGCGCCTGAGCGTCgggcttcggcttaggtcatgatctcagggtttgtgagttcaagccccacatcgggctagcCGCTGTCAAcgcggagcccgcttcggatcctctgtcccccccccccacccccaccccgcctctcccccactcgtgctcactcgctctcaaaaataaatgaacattaaaaaaataataaaaatctccaACTCCGTGCCATGCTACCGTCAGCACAGCCCGGCTCATCCTTGTTTGCACCACCCCGCACTGAGTGCCTTCGCCACCCCTCAGCCCTGGGGATACGGGGAAGGGAATGCTGACCGAGGGTAGAATTAGGAGGTCAGGGTAGTGATCACGCTACTCACAGCCTAAAAGTATGGCAACCCATCCCTCGTCGTGGTAGTACGGGAAGTCTGGAGAGGAGAGAGCGCCGGTTAGGAGAAACCCCCTCCTTGTAAAGAATCGTTTCCCTTCCCTGCCGTCCCtcactgccctccctcctccatgtGCCCTGGACGTACCCGGGGGCAGATACCAGGGGTCCAGCTCAGGCGGCACCTCTGAGAAAAGACGGGGCATGGCTCCGCAGTTAGATTCCGACAGGTCTCCCTGAACTCGGAGGGCCTCAGCTAGCTCGGCGGTCATGGGTCGAGGGGTTCGGAAGTGGGTCTTGAGAGGGGCCACGTTGTTGAATCGAACACCAGACAGGCAGCCCGAGAAACCCGGTGTGTTGTAGCGCTGGATCTCCGGGTCAATTACTCCCGTCTCTGAGGGAGAGGCCGGCCCAGAAGGAGAGGGGCTGGGACCACCCATAGCCTGGCCCCTCTCACCCATCTCGCCGTCTCCAGGGCTCCTGCGCCTTGTTATCGCCGCCTTCCCAGCCCTTCCCAGGTCCCTCGCTCTCTAGGCTCCGGGGGCCTCACCCGTAACTCCTTAGCCCAAACATGATGGCACCCATGCCTCACCCATCACACGCCCTAGATACAAGGCCTTGGGTGAGTCCAGCTGGCTGTCCACCAACAGTGAGAACTTCTGTTCCGTCAGTGGGAAGTAGTCCAcctgagggggagggagaggagctgagggagggagaaCCAGAGGCCGACGAGGCCGAGACCACGCAGGAAGTCCTGTTCTGTCCACACTGGTGGTGAGTCCCGGCCCAGTCCTGGCTGGACAACCCCTGGGCCCGGATGAaggatttcatattaaaaacccAACGGCCTCGTTCTGAGCCGTCTTTGAAGCTACCAGTGGCTTGACTTTGTGGAAAACCCCTTTACTTTCTGAGCCCATTTACCGATTTATAAAGCAGACGTGATAAGAACTCCTGCCCACCCGAACCACCTCCCGGAGTTGTGAGGGTTGCATGAGGTAATACCCATGAGAATCCTCTCTACATTGCGATGTGCTCTACTCATGCTAACTCTTTGACATTTTCCTGGGCACCATCACGAGGTTACGATCTGAGTTGGCTCACCTCCCTCGTCCACCTCCCTCCACACGCACCTGGATGAAGAGGTTGCGGTAGACCCGGGTGATGTTGACGCTGTGTGGCTGGCCGTCTGTGACCGGCTTCGTGGTCAGCTGGTACACGTAGGGGCTGGTGCCCAGCTGATACCGCAGCTGCAGGGTCCCTGTGGgatggggaggacagagggagtcTCCTCTTGGCTCCCACagcccccatctttttttttaaattatttaaatgtttatttatttttaatttttttatgtttattttggagacagaaacagagcatgagcaggacaggggcagagagagagggagacacagaatcggaagcaggctccaggctccgaactatcagcacagagcccgacatggggctcgaacccaccaaccatgcggtcatgacctgaaccgaagtcggatgcttaaccgactgagccacccaggcgccccaatgtttgtttatttttgagagagagagagagagagagacagagcatgtgcaggagaggggcagagagaaagggagacacagaatcagaagcaggctttaggctctgagctgtcagcacagagcccgaccccgggatcaaactcacgaaccatgagatggtgagctgcgccaaagtctgatgcttaacagactgggccacccaggcgccccagcccccaTCTTCTGAGAATGCTTGGGTCCTTCTACTAGTGAACCAACAGTCGTGAAAGTGAAGGGCGCCCTGCACGCAGAGGGAGCCGAGGGGCAGCCTATGCGAGCTTACCATCTTCCTTGATGAGCACGGCCATGTAGTCCCGCACAAAGGAGCTGACGTAGAGCAGGACCGCAGGGGCGGAGTCAGTGCTGAAGCTGAAGGACACCTCCTCACCGGTGACATTGTAGACAGGCCCACGGTAACCGGGCACGGGCCGGCCGGGCCGGGGGTAGTCCGGCAGACGGTAGCCAGGGCCATGGTAGCCAGGCACGTAGCCAGGGGTGTCATAGCCGGGGATGTAGCCAGGCTCGTAGCCGGGCACCGGCCGGCTGAGCATGTGGGAGAACTCCCGGGCGGCCGAGCGCAGCGCTGACTGGAGGTTGTAGCGCATCCAGGTGCCGGGCTCAAAGAAACCTCCGATATCTGAAGGCGGAGGGTTATGAGGTCAGGGATTCAGACACTACGCCATCTGCACACCCACCCTGGAACTTGCCCTCGAACCACAGCACACTGTCAGAACTTCACTCTTCTGTCCCCTTGAGCCTCTATGTCACAGAAGGGAAATCTCAAAActgtgagaggggcgcctgggtggcgcagtcggttgagcgtccgacttcggccaggtcacgatctcgcggtccgtgagttcgagccccgcgtcgggctctgggctgatggctcagagcctggagcctgtttccgattctgtgtctccctctctctctgcccctcccccgttcatgctctgtctctctctgtcccaaaaataaataaacgttgaaaaaaaacaaaaaaaaaaacaaaaaactgtgagaAATGGGAAAGATCATCTAACGCAACccctgcattttacagatggggaaactgaggcacaggaatgGCTAGTGACTTCTGTAAGGGCAAGCAGTCTATGGAGAGCCAAGATTAGAATCAAGgtatcatggggcacctgggtggctcggtaggttaaacgtccaactttggctcaggtcatgatctcacagtttgtgcattcgagccccacatcaggctctgtgctgacagctcagagcctggagcctgcttcggattctgtgtctccctttctctctgcccctcccctgctcacattctgtccctctcaaaaataaataaacataaaaaaaaagaaaaaaaaaaaaagaattgaggtaTCATGACCCCATCTGGTACACTCGCCACCACtcacacttactttttttttttaagtttatttatttatttttaagtaatcgctacacccagcgtgaggctcaaactcacaaccccaagatcaagagtcgaatgctcttccacctgagccagccaggcggcccACTACTCACACTTCCAAACTGAGACCAAAGGTCCTCAGCTGACCGGAGTTCCTGTGTCTTCCTGCACCACCAGACATCTCTCACCGTTAACCTACCTGCGCGTGCATCCTCCTAGACCAGCCTTAGGAAGGATGCAGTCTGGGTGTATGTGCAGAATCTTGCTATGGTGAATGTCAAGGCTTGCCTTAACCAAGAGCCAGACTGTAGACATGTTTTAGGAGCACAGGAAATGGCCAAGGAGGGCATCGCGCAGCCTGAGGTGACTATGCTTGCAAGAGGGGTAACCTGCGGTAACTTAGTGACAGTGGGAAGATGGGGAAGTTATTTGCTTGTTGCTTTTAAGTTCTTTTAGTACCAGCTAGCTGAACCATCCCTTCTTGGCCCCACTTTATGACTTGGAGTCATCCAGGATCTTCAGCTGCCTGACGCCCCGGATGAGAGCTCAGGAACCCAGGGACAACTCTAGTTTTCCCTGTCGCTGACTCTGCTCTCTCcgtccttccctgccctccctatGTCCCGTTGTGCCCTGTGGCTCCCTAGTCTCGCACAAGCAGCCGCACTGACCGTGGTTGCAGTATGGCCCGTCAAAAGCCGTGAGGTCACAGTCACACGTGTAGTAGCTGTAACGCTCCACACAGCGGCCTCCGTGGAAACAGGGGAACCGGGGGTGGGCGCAATGGCCTGTGCAGTTGGGTGAGGTACCCTCCGAGGCGTTGGCACGGCCTTCCAGGTTTAGAGTCACTCCATTCAGACGCATAGCCCTCAAGCAACCCACGAAGGGGCGCCTCTTAAGCTCTGCAGATCCTGAGAAGGGTGGGCAGGTCAAAAAAAGGGTGTCAAGCCAGAGACAGGGATAAGTACTGGGGTCTGGAAGGGAGCCAAGGGGAATGTAATAATAGGATAAAGTCCATGGCCTAGAGAGGAAAGGTGAGCCTTTGGGTCACGCTGCAGCAGAGGGGATCAGGATCTAAGACATGGGGCTCCTGGAAACAAGGAGAACggttgggagggggtgggaaggtaAAGGAAGCTTCAGACCCGCCTCGGGGCTGCTTCTTACCAACATAAAGGGGCTGGTCGTACTCCAGCCAGATGTAGGTCTGCAGGGGCATAGGCCGCAGCACCCAAGGCCGGTGATCAACACGGAGCCGGGCCTGCTTCACATTGATCTCCGCCCGGACCAGGTGCCACTCATCGTCGTTGAATTCAAAGTCATCGGAGTGTACGGTCAGGTTCTCATCCCCATTGCCCACGTCAAAGGCGAAGACCACATCCCGGGACGCTGGACAAtgcagtggggtggggagaaaggactCAGACCTCACAGATCCCTTACCCCAGACCACCTCTCTTCTTCACTCTCTGGAGCTCCTTGAATGTCCCTCCAATTTGTCTACGGCCCGGGGCCAAAACCCATAAACTCCTTGAAACCTTACACCCCTGGTTTCTGAGTTCCTTACACCCCCATTTCTGAGCTTAGAAGCATAGTTAGTCATGCCGGAAACCCCTCAGGAGTCCAGCTGCCTTATTCACAAGGGCCCTAAGGCCCCGAGAGGTGAAGACAGTGCCTAAGTTCACAAAGCCAGCTACCAAAACAGAGCTTGGTCTGGGCCCTACAGTTATCTAAAGCCCTTTCCATGATGCCTTTCGAGGGGCATCTGCCCTtgtcccttcccccagcctctgaCTACCCCATATCCCCCCTGAGATCTTCATCTAGCCCACATCCCTCCTGATGTCTGCCTGCTCACTGTTGAGTTCCACCCGCACGTAAGGTCGGCGCCACTGGCAGTAAGGGCCCCCCATGTTCTCTAGGAAGACTCCTGAGGGAGCCGAGGTCCTGAAGTAGAAGGAGACATCAAGGCTGTGGTTGGCACGGATGGGGGGAAAGCGCAGAGCAGCCCCAGTGTGGAAGGAGATGGTGTTCCAGGAATTTCCTATAAAACCAGAAGGAGGAAGGCTGGATCAGGGAGGTTGGAGAGTAGAGCAGGGAGCCTTGGGTGGTGTGGGAGAAGGTAGGGCAAAAGGGGACAGCTAGGGGTGtccaaggtgggggcagggggggagaaACTGGTATAGCAAAAGAGAATAAGGTACAGGGGAACCACACAGAAGGGGGTCATATCACAGCAGGAGCTGGGTGTCTGGCAGTATGTCCTAGAGACCCACAGTGGGCCAGGTGTCCTAAATTTTGGAAACTGGAGAGCCAAGCCCGGGAGGGCACACAAAAGGGGTCTGCCACTCACGATCGCCGTAGCAGCGCAGAGGCCTCAGGAAGAACTGGGCCTCAGAATTGGAGCGGTTCGTatcccccaccaccacctgaGTGACGGGCAAATGGTCCACAAAGGTCAGCAGTCCCTTGTCGGTTCTCCTGTGGGGGCAGGATGCAGTGGTTCAGCCCCTGCTGCTCCGCTGCCCCTGGAATCCTGAATGCCCTGTCCCTTCGCCCCTCACCACTGGGGCTGGTCAGCATCACAGTTACAGTGCAGAGCGGGGTCCACACAGCTCCGGTCCAGACCGCAGGCACAGCGCTGGATCCCAGGCTGTGAGCCTCCCCAGTAGAAGTGCTGCTCCTCATTTCGGCCAATCCAAAAGCTGTAGGGGTAGCCTCCTGGGGAAGACGTGCAGGCAGTTTCCAGGCCCCATCCCTCCATTAGCCCCTGGGTTCCTCTCTCGCCTTTCCAAGCAGCCCCGATCCTCGCTTGAATGTTCGAGGGCTCTAGCTGAAACTTCTGGTTCTCTCCTCCCAAGTCCCCATGGGTCGCTCCCCCAGCTCTGCACCTCACCCTCGGTGACCCTGGCCCTCACCAGCAGTGTTGAGCAGCCGGGAATTGTAGCAGGAGAACTCGATCCACTGTTCACAGTGCTGGGAAGCATTGGCCAGGGCACTGACTTCCTCCCAGGATGCATTCCAGTACTGGATGGCCCCCAGGAATGGCCGCTCCATGCTAGAACCTGTCACCCGAGTTGTCCACAGCCTGTCATGCCGCACAACTGTCCATGCCCGGTtctctgggggaggggaatggacaGAGCTTTGGCTCAAGATGGGCATTCTCTACCCATCTCCCTACCTCCACCACTGCTGCTGCTAGTCAGAGCCAATAAATGTGACCAGCAGCTCCGTTCCAGCCCACTGTCGGCTGGAAATGTGACAGCTGGACAGCTGGAATGGATCAGGAAGCTGGAATTTATCAGCAAGGCTAGATTACAAATTCCTGAGTGTCCCCTTTCCCCTCTGCCATCCTTTACCCCTACCACAGTTTGATCTTGCTGGCCCCTGTCCCCCCTTCAACCCCCTGTTTTCCCCACGCCCCCACACAGCCTTGTCAGCTGCCCCTTCACCACTCATCAGAGCCACTTACCTCGGATATCACAGTACACTACAAATGGCTTCAGGGGACCACTGCCATCAGGATCAATGGTGAAGTTTCCAGAAGTTTTCCCACTGAGCCGATAAGCCTCACAAGATTCCTTATACAGAGCTGGTAGGTCGGGGGGTGGGCAAAGGGCATTTATGGGGTCAGAGGGCTAGGAGTGCCAGTCCTACCGTCTCCAGCAGCCTCATGATCCCCAGCAACCTCTTGGCCTCCCCTGCCCCGGagtctcccccatcccccactgcgCTTACGTTGGTGGCAGGTCTCCCCCTTGTAGCCTGTCAGTTCACAATAGCAGATGAAGTCATCCCAGGACTGGTAGCAGCGTCCGTCATGCTCACACATGTTAGGGCTACACCTAGGGAAGAGGGCCAGCACCAAGGGCAGGCGCCTTACTGTGAGTGTGAGAATGGGGTCTGATCCCTACAAGCTTCACTCCAGGCTCCTGAGAGCACCAGAACCAGCCTTGTAGAAGCCTAAGTGCTGGTGCATGAGTCCTTGGGGCTCAAGGATTCTTCACCCTCTACTggccccctctcccaccacccccctccagaAGAAAACCCCCTAGGGCCAAGAACAGATGCTTCATTTCCATTCTGAGCTTGTGTCACTTTAATGGAAGGATTAGGTAAAGCAGGACAAGAGGTTAAGATAACAAGTCAAGGAGGAAACATCTCCAGGTGGGAGACTGAGGACCTGGGACCAGGAGAAGGGAGATTATTGAGAATGGCCACTCCCATGGGGAGACTACAGAAGGGGGCTTTGCAGGGGTCACCTCTTGTAGGGAGAGGGGCTTCTGGATACCTATCAGTGATGCCACATGTGTCAAAGAGGACCTCAGCATAGTATCCAAGCCGCCGGCCCTCCACCAGAGTCAGGTTGACCAGTTGACCATCCACCTTGAGCAGCTCCATGCAGCCATGGAACGCCGTCTGGTTGGAGTGGCATCCCGATCGACTGGCTGGTTTGGGACAACCTGGAGCAACCACCCCTGTGAGgccctccccaggggagaccccagagaccctcccccagggagATGCCAAGGGAAAGCCAgacatgaaggaaggaagggggccaATAGACAATGGCAATGGCCTTCCAGTCTCCAAGGCACCAGAGGGAAAAGAGGGATTTATCCCCACAAAACGCTCCATGTAGCCCCATCTGAGGGGACTTTGGTGGGGCCTTCCCACCCAGAGATAGGAGTCTGGCCAGGTTGGCTCCCACTTACCCCCAAAGAAGTATGAGGTGCCAGTCCGGATCAGCAGTGGGTATGAGACCCTGACCTCTGCCCCCTCCACATCATCAATGCTGATGACTGCATGGTTCTCCTGTGCTGCAAAATTCACCTCGTGCCAAAAGCCATCATTCAGGCGGTACCCTGGATGGGAGAAGAGGATGGTGTGGCTGAGGGAAGCTCCAAACTCTGAGAGAAGTGTCTTTAGTGGGGAAGCAACAACCCCACTCTGTGCCTATGTGCCCTCCATTATTAACACTTATCACACTGAGTGTGACATTTTTGAATGTCTGTCTTCACTAACCCTAGCAGCTGATGCAGTCTGTAAAGTTGTAAATGAATTAACAAACAACTCCCAAGCCTCCCCTGGAACTAGAGGGTACCAGGACTCTCAGCTTTCCTGCTTCTCCCAGCACCCTTAGCTCCTCAGATCTGACTCCCTGCCACCATCCACTCCCACCTTCTTCCAGGGCCCAGGGTCCTCCAGCTCT from the Prionailurus viverrinus isolate Anna unplaced genomic scaffold, UM_Priviv_1.0 scaffold_35, whole genome shotgun sequence genome contains:
- the CNTNAP1 gene encoding contactin-associated protein 1; translation: MCLRLFCILLAAVSGTQGWGYYGCDEELVGPLYARSLGASSYYGLFTAPRFARLHGISGWSPRIGDPNPWLQIDLMKKHRIRAVATQGSFNSWDWVTRYMLLYGDRVDSWTPFYQQGHNATFFGNVNESAVVRHDLHYHFTARYIRIVPLAWNPRGKIGLRLGLYGCPYKSDVLYFDGDDAISYRFPRGVSRSLWDVFAFSFKTEEKDGLLLHAEGVQGDYVTLELQGAHLLLHMSLGSSPIQPRPGHTTVSAGGVLNDQHWHYVRVDRFGREANLTLDGYVQRFVLNGDFERLNLDNEMFIGGLVGAAQKNLAYRHNFRGCIENIIFNRVNIADLAVRRHSRITFEGKVAFRCLDPVPHPINFGGPHNFVQVPGFPRRGRLAVSFRFRTWDLTGLLLFSRLGDGLGHVELMLSEGQVNVSIAQTGRKKLQFAAGYRLNDGFWHEVNFAAQENHAVISIDDVEGAEVRVSYPLLIRTGTSYFFGGCPKPASRSGCHSNQTAFHGCMELLKVDGQLVNLTLVEGRRLGYYAEVLFDTCGITDRCSPNMCEHDGRCYQSWDDFICYCELTGYKGETCHQPLYKESCEAYRLSGKTSGNFTIDPDGSGPLKPFVVYCDIRENRAWTVVRHDRLWTTRVTGSSMERPFLGAIQYWNASWEEVSALANASQHCEQWIEFSCYNSRLLNTAGGYPYSFWIGRNEEQHFYWGGSQPGIQRCACGLDRSCVDPALHCNCDADQPQWRTDKGLLTFVDHLPVTQVVVGDTNRSNSEAQFFLRPLRCYGDRNSWNTISFHTGAALRFPPIRANHSLDVSFYFRTSAPSGVFLENMGGPYCQWRRPYVRVELNTSRDVVFAFDVGNGDENLTVHSDDFEFNDDEWHLVRAEINVKQARLRVDHRPWVLRPMPLQTYIWLEYDQPLYVGSAELKRRPFVGCLRAMRLNGVTLNLEGRANASEGTSPNCTGHCAHPRFPCFHGGRCVERYSYYTCDCDLTAFDGPYCNHDIGGFFEPGTWMRYNLQSALRSAAREFSHMLSRPVPGYEPGYIPGYDTPGYVPGYHGPGYRLPDYPRPGRPVPGYRGPVYNVTGEEVSFSFSTDSAPAVLLYVSSFVRDYMAVLIKEDGTLQLRYQLGTSPYVYQLTTKPVTDGQPHSVNITRVYRNLFIQVDYFPLTEQKFSLLVDSQLDSPKALYLGRVMETGVIDPEIQRYNTPGFSGCLSGVRFNNVAPLKTHFRTPRPMTAELAEALRVQGDLSESNCGAMPRLFSEVPPELDPWYLPPDFPYYHDEGWVAILLGFLVAFLLLGLVGMLVLFYLQNHRYKGSYHTNEPKATHDYHPGSKPPLPTSGSAQAPAPTPASTPAPAPAPAPAPAPGSRDQNLPQILEESRSE